The Onthophagus taurus isolate NC chromosome 6, IU_Otau_3.0, whole genome shotgun sequence region ACCGGATAGTTGCCagatatccgttccatcactactgAATATGAAATCTCGCAGATACATCCACAAGACCTGCTTGTATTATTGGGTCATCACTGCAGGTACCTCTCCATACCTGCACGATGGGATTAAATTCAGAACGGACGTACATAATGTTAATGTTCGGTTCAGGGGTAGACTAACACCTCCTTCCCACCggacaaaatttttcaaacggTGTTTTTCTTGTCAGATATACGCCATATACAATAATTTACTTCGGCACCTGATTGGACTACCCCTGAACCGATTTAAAAGAGCATTGAAATGTTAGGTGATGGGTGGGTGATGGAGGGCTTCAGTGAGTAGCTCAATTCTTCTATGAGTTTTCATTATTTCCATGCAAGTGGtattagtatctttttttctttcgttttgttgtttttttttcttattttctttagtGTCTTTCTTTCTATTAGGTTGAATGGAAGACAGGGTTGACCTGAACTCCGCCTATATGTTCggacttttttcttaattactaaattaaatttcttttataataaactgaccggcaaaaaaaaccggccactTAAATTTTGCCACAATATCAAAGGTGGGTTTCTCGCGAACCactcattcgattttgatgattccttttttgatcgaaaggttgattctgctgtaataatcctgcgatagaaatttttattcggatattaatttgagcatatacggggtgcaagaatgagaaaagcattttttctcgaaatttgtaataccctgtggggtgcagatgctacagcagagggtgttaactggaatcaaacggtagcccaatcttttctgaacattttgtttttttattcactctattatctctgttactaacgaagatgcagtgTTTTAAAGCGAACGCCTGTGAAAACATGACAAATAAGCATACAAAATAAGGTGGCGCGCTAGGTAGCGTATGTTGTTTCGAATAGTAAATTGACAGTTGTCAATAACTGACGTTGCGGgtattattagtttaattgAAGATGGCAAAAGTCAGCGGTACGTTGCCCATACGTTGGGTATACCCCGAACAACAGTTCAGGATGCCTGGAACCGATATGTCGAAACAGGAAATTTTACTAGGCGGCAAGGTTCCGGTAGAAGACGAGTGACAACAGCAGTTGATGATCGATTTATTGCGCTAAACACTCTGAGGAATCGTAGAACGACTGCTGTAGAAAGTCGGCATCGCCTTCAAATGGTGCGTGGGGTTGACGTAAGTGAAAGAACCATTCGTCGAAAACTTGCTGAAAGTGATCTAACTGCAAGAAGACCTGCCAAAAGACAGCGGCTGCTCCAGAGATATCGGCGAGCACGTCTTCAATTTGGACACCTACATACGAATTGGGAAATGGAACAATGGGGTAAGGTCACAGTATAAAGTAAATCAGTAGTCTCACTTGCCTTATATGGCGTCCTCAGATTTGCTACAGCGCACACGCTGCGCGCATTCATACTACGTTTGCTACCTTATAAGTACGTGATCTTTATCATCGacataaaagtttgttgcaaCATTTATTTCAATGATGCGCGCAGCGGATGCGCAGTAAAAAATCTACGGACACGACGTCAAACGTGCCGACACGAAGTGAGACTACTGCTTTACTTTATACTGTGGTAAGGTGCTCTTCACTGATGAGTCCCGATTTTGTCTCCGGTCACCTGCACAATTTCGGAAAGAGTACCTTTCCATGGAAGTTCGGTCATGGTATCGGCGGGTATTTCGACGGAAGCGTATACAGCGGTCATCTTTGTTGAAAATGGCACGCTAAATGCCCACCGTTATATCGAAGATATTCTGCAAGAAGTTGTCGTGCCCTATTCCCATTTTATTGGTGACGGATTCACGGTAATGCATGACAATGCGCGACCTCACGTAGCACGTGTGGTTAGCGAATATCTTGATGAGATGGGTATTGAACGGACCTTAACACTATCGAACATCTTTGGGACTAACTTCAGAGACGCATTCGTCGTCATCCTGTCCTACCGGACAATTGATTCATAATTGTGTAGTCCACAAATCTTTCATTTCAACGTCTTCATATTCGTTTCTGACTATCGGGTGATAGTAGACAAAACCACTACTCCTCCGTAAAAAAGACCTCCATTGCAGTACTCATTCTTCCATTGCTCGATCTCCCAATTAACATGTAAGCGCGCAGATTGAAGACGTGCACGTCGATATCTAGGAAGCAGCCTCGGCCCTTTGGCAGCCTTCTTGCAGCCAGACCAGTTCTAGCACGTTTTCAGCGAATGGTTCTCTCACTGACATCACAGCGGCCTCTACAGTTGTCATTCTACGATtgcttagaacaataaaacggtCATCAGCTACTATTGTCACTCATCTTGTTTTCACAGGCGATCGCTTTAAAAtactgcatcttcgttagtaacagagataatagagtgaataaaaaaagaaaatgctcagaaaagattgggctacTGTTTGATTCCAGGTAATACCCTCTGCTGTACCAACTGCACCCCGCAGGGTgttacaaatttcgagaatAAAAGTCTTACTCATTTTTCTCACCCCGTatatactataattaaaatctgaacgaaaatttctatcgcaggattattacaaaagaatcAACCTAtccatcaaaaaaagaatcatcaaaatcgaatgcgcggttcgcgagaaagccagctttgaagttgtggcaaatttatagtggccggtttttttgccggtcagtttATATTgccttattttttgtatttttattattatttttttttaatcattctGTATGGAATGTGGTATATTattcatatttatattataataatcacTTTAttgatgtcaaaaaaaaaacaaatatcatTTTACAAGCGAAAGGCAATTTACACATTGTAactaacaaacaaaataaaataagataataaaatcCAAAATGGCAATAGATCACCTGTAATTAACAATAAGAGAGCTCATTCACAGACAGGCGGGTGAAACTCAGAGGTAACTGGTTCgcacaaaatcaaattacGTTTGCAGAATAGACTTATATctctttctaaaactaaacCGGCTAAGTAGTGTGCAATCAAATGGTATACTATTAAGAATTGTAACTGCTAAATAAGAGAACAAACGTTTAAATAATTCATGACGGTGAGTAGGAATAAAAATCACCTTTTTGtgtcttaaatttaaattatgcaCATCAGTTATATAGATAATTTTTCGTACAAGTAAGGAGGAGTAGTTACTATTTGATGTAGACGACACGCCAGATGAAGGGAACGTCTACGAGTCATGTTCAGCCAACCAGCGTACGCAATCATATGAGAGATCCCATCCCCTCGCCCAATACCGTAGACAAATCTCAGGCAATACTTCTGCACTCTCTGAACTCTTAATGAGTCAAGAGCAGTAAAACAAGACCCATACAGCAAGTCACAGTGattaaatagagaaaaaattaGCGAATCACAAAATAACAACTTAGTTTCTCTATTCAACAGTTGCCTACTTGGgtataacattttcaatttgcCATACGACTGTCATATCAAATTGTTGATATGATTACTAAACCGTAAATCTCCATCAATTGTTGCCCAACACCTTGAGTTTATCCACGATTGGTACAGGATTGTGAGGTATCTCAACATTAGCCGCAACATCCAAAAACAACTTTCTGTAGCTGTTCGCACCCATTATAATCATAGAACACTTCAATGGATTCAATCTGAGTTGGTGTGCCTCAAACATAGCAGCCAAATGATCTAGATCAGAATTTATTAGATTCACTGcttctttaatttgattgGGTGGAAAGGAGTAATAAACCACAGTGTCATCTGCATAGAAGTGATATTTGCAATATTTAAGGCAATCAGGAAGAAAAGATGTGTAAATAGAAAGTAAATCTGGGCCGAATATAGATCCCTATGGTGCGCCTGATTTCACCTCCAATACATCAGACAACTCATCATCCATTTCTTTGTGTTCTGTGACTTAGATAATTCCTCAACGTTTCAACCGACCCATCACTCAAGCCAACATGGTGAAGAATAGAAAGCAAAATACCGTGATTAACTGTATCGAATGCCTTCGTATAATCCAAAGCTATTAGTACCGTGATAAATCCCCTGTCCGATGCTGCAAGTATATCATCAGTGACACATGATAGCGCAGTATCACAACcccaataataaaaattcctaaaaccTGACTGAAATTTAGGTAATATCCCTTGGAAATTTTCGACAAAACAGGTAGTATGGCTGCGGAATCTTGGGAATGGGAATAACAATTGATTCCTTCCAACAGCAAGGGAACCCAAACAAGGTAATACAGGAATTGATAATATGTCGTATTTCAGGTATAATAAAAGGACAAAATAGCTTAAGAATCTTAAGATTAATACCATCAGCACCAGTGGCATTAGACTTAATTTGCACCATCGCGTCTTCAATGTCATTTTGTTAATACCATTTTTTAGTGAAGAAGAGTATTTTAGACACACACCATCTTTCGAATTAGAAAGTGTAATGACAGTTACAAAATACGTATTGAGCATATTACCATCCTTAAGATTTtctggttattattattacgtttattaacaattatgTCATTGTTACGTAAGAATTTCCATTTGTTTGAATTAGACACACTCGACAGCTGCTGCATAAAGTAAGCTTTTTTCTCAGCTCTTATAGCACCCGTAACACAATTTCTCAAGTTTCGATAATAATTACCATCACAGTCAGTATGGGTTGATTTATACTTTACaagatatattatatattagtgattattattaacccatataaaaaaaaacgccgttttaaacaaaatttctttattaaaaattatatattatttagtttatttatatataactaaaattaattttaagaacAAATATAAATCTACGTTTCAATCTTTTTTGTGTATCCATAAGTACTTATTTCTgcaacaacaaagaaaagtattaattttgaaattcttccgaaatattcttaattaaagaaattcatCTTACCTTTATATTCATAACTATAAAAATGAATGATATCATACAATAACCGTCCAGGTGCGTCAGGGCTACTTAAAGTCCCACCCCAACGTGGTGGCAAACAAAACGAATCAACTTTTGCTATCAACTCATCATAATTTGTCCCGTGgaaaaacaactaaaattatttaaaaatgatcataacaaaaaaaaaattttattaatttaatacccttttcttcaatttttctcCTATAAACGGTTTAAAAATCgcataaattactttaaaaagaGTCAATTGGTTTATTATGTGAATTCCTTTTAATCGCAGCGGTAAACATtcctaaaaagatattaaaaataatttttttaaaatattaagaaaacatTGTTTTATTACTTGAACTAATTGAAGTATCATTCTTGCTAACGATGGATTAAATTGTGTAATATGACTTAAAGAGAGTCCTTCTAAGTTTAAAATGACATGAACCCCACCTACTTGAGTTTTTGGTTCACCCATAGCAATTTCTAACGCAATGAATACCCCTCTTATAAACGTTGTGACAGATACTTCTTTTGGATTCCAATTTGcttttaaaaagatattaaaaaaggtTAATTTTGAgatagtttattttaattggagGATTTACCGATGTTTACAACCATAATTCGGCTCCCTTCTAGTGTTCTAGCAGGTAAAAACGTAATAATTTCGTCAACATAACATCTCTTAACAGATTCAGGTATCAAATTTtgggaatattttaaatttt contains the following coding sequences:
- the LOC111422712 gene encoding alpha-tocopherol transfer protein-like, yielding MDEDLYIEYNEKTGEPFLRLGENILKLDREEISGEFAEKAFKELRETPENRERGLDELRNLLKNEENFFKPNEDTAFLLKFLRPCKFYAKSAFKIMKKFYKFKEKNLKYSQNLIPESVKRCYVDEIITFLPARTLEGSRIMVVNIANWNPKEVSVTTFIRGVFIALEIAMGEPKTQVGGVHVILNLEGLSLSHITQFNPSLARMILQLVQECLPLRLKGIHIINQLTLFKVIYAIFKPFIGEKLKKRLFFHGTNYDELIAKVDSFCLPPRWGGTLSSPDAPGRLLYDIIHFYSYEYKEISTYGYTKKIET